Proteins from a single region of Pungitius pungitius chromosome 4, fPunPun2.1, whole genome shotgun sequence:
- the si:ch211-107o10.3 gene encoding retinol dehydrogenase 14 isoform X2, giving the protein MAKRGARVILACRDMTRARMAADEIRQQSGNGNVVVKKLDLASLQSVRDLAKDVQANEDRLDILINNAGIMMCPKWKTEDGFEMQFGVNHLGHFLLTNCLLDLMKKSTPSRIVIVSSLAHEKGSIHFDDINLDKDYSRHDSYRQSKLANVLFCRELASRLKDTGVTVYSLHPGVIRTELGRHLFPTLALWQRMILKPFLMLIKSPSAGAQTSIYCAVDESQANCSGLYYSDCAPKKPAPQALDDAAAKKLWDLSASMVGLA; this is encoded by the exons ATGGCCAAGCGAG GAGCAAGAGTGATCCTGGCCTGCAGAGACATGACCAGAGCCCGCATGGCAGCCGACGAGATCCGACAGCAGAGTGGAAACGGCAACGTGGTGGTGAAGAAGCTGGACCTCGCCTCGCTGCAGTCTGTCAGAGACCTGGCCAAAGATGTCCAGGCGAATGAGGATCGTTTGGACATCCTCATCAACAATGCAG GTATTATGATGTGTCCTAAGTGGAAGACGGAGGATGGCTTTGAAATGCAGTTTGGTGTCAACCACTTGGGACATTTTCTCCTCACCAACTGCCTTCTTGACCTGATGAAGAAGTCCACTCCAAGTCGCATTGTCATCGTCTCCAGCCTGGCGCACGAGAAAG GCAGCATACACTTTGATGACATCAACCTTGATAAAGACTACAGTCGCCATGACAGCTACAGGCAAAGCAAGCTGGCCAATGTGCTCTTCTGCAGAGAACTGGCTTCCAGACTGAAGG acACCGGTGTGACGGTGTACAGTCTCCACCCTGGTGTCATCCGCACCGAGTTAGGCCGCCACTTGTTCCCTACTTTAGCTCTGTGGCAGAGGATGATACTCAAGCCTTTCCTCATGCTGATCAAAAGTCCCTCTGCCGGAGCCCAGACCAGCATCTACTGTGCCGTGGACGAGAGCCAGGCAAACTGCAGTGGCCTCTACTACAG TGACTGTGCGCCCAAAAAGCCGGCACCACAGGCCCTGGATGATGCCGCAGCCAAGAAGCTGTGGGACCTCAGTGCTTCCATGGTCGGCCTAGCTTAA
- the si:ch211-107o10.3 gene encoding retinol dehydrogenase 11 isoform X1, which translates to MQNYVETIGHFAETHATILTATFITGAGILALRKWLAGGVCWSKVRLDGKTVLITGANTGIGKETALDMAKRGARVILACRDMTRARMAADEIRQQSGNGNVVVKKLDLASLQSVRDLAKDVQANEDRLDILINNAGIMMCPKWKTEDGFEMQFGVNHLGHFLLTNCLLDLMKKSTPSRIVIVSSLAHEKGSIHFDDINLDKDYSRHDSYRQSKLANVLFCRELASRLKDTGVTVYSLHPGVIRTELGRHLFPTLALWQRMILKPFLMLIKSPSAGAQTSIYCAVDESQANCSGLYYSDCAPKKPAPQALDDAAAKKLWDLSASMVGLA; encoded by the exons ATGCAAAACTACGTAGAGACAATCGGGCACTTCGCAGAGACGCACGCGACCATTCTCactgctacttttattacag GGGCAGGCATACTGGCCTTGCGCAAGTGGCTGGCTGGGGGAGTGTGTTGGAGCAAGGTCAGACTGGACGGGAAAACAGTGCTGATCACAGGAGCCAACACTGGCATTGGGAAGGAGACGGCCCTGGATATGGCCAAGCGAG GAGCAAGAGTGATCCTGGCCTGCAGAGACATGACCAGAGCCCGCATGGCAGCCGACGAGATCCGACAGCAGAGTGGAAACGGCAACGTGGTGGTGAAGAAGCTGGACCTCGCCTCGCTGCAGTCTGTCAGAGACCTGGCCAAAGATGTCCAGGCGAATGAGGATCGTTTGGACATCCTCATCAACAATGCAG GTATTATGATGTGTCCTAAGTGGAAGACGGAGGATGGCTTTGAAATGCAGTTTGGTGTCAACCACTTGGGACATTTTCTCCTCACCAACTGCCTTCTTGACCTGATGAAGAAGTCCACTCCAAGTCGCATTGTCATCGTCTCCAGCCTGGCGCACGAGAAAG GCAGCATACACTTTGATGACATCAACCTTGATAAAGACTACAGTCGCCATGACAGCTACAGGCAAAGCAAGCTGGCCAATGTGCTCTTCTGCAGAGAACTGGCTTCCAGACTGAAGG acACCGGTGTGACGGTGTACAGTCTCCACCCTGGTGTCATCCGCACCGAGTTAGGCCGCCACTTGTTCCCTACTTTAGCTCTGTGGCAGAGGATGATACTCAAGCCTTTCCTCATGCTGATCAAAAGTCCCTCTGCCGGAGCCCAGACCAGCATCTACTGTGCCGTGGACGAGAGCCAGGCAAACTGCAGTGGCCTCTACTACAG TGACTGTGCGCCCAAAAAGCCGGCACCACAGGCCCTGGATGATGCCGCAGCCAAGAAGCTGTGGGACCTCAGTGCTTCCATGGTCGGCCTAGCTTAA
- the tmed3 gene encoding transmembrane emp24 domain-containing protein 3 translates to MLFLGLSCLLLHVFVAFGTELTFELSDNEKQCFYEDIQKDVKFEMDFQVIAGGNYDVDCFVTDPQNNVLYNEKKKQYDSFSHTATMSGVYKVCFGNEFSTYTHKTVYLDFRHGDEKPLIETMGGTSPLTQMESSCVSIHEVLKVVADSQTWYRLREAHDRTSAEHLHLRVTYWSIGETVLLFVIGVGQVMMLRSFFSEKKGSVAATT, encoded by the exons ATGTTGTTCCTGGGACTGAGCTGTCTGctgctgcatgtgtttgtggcGTTTGGGACCGAGCTCACCTTCGAGCTCTCCGACAACGAAAAGCAATGTTTTTACGAGGATATTCAGAAAGACGTGAAGTTTGAAATGGACTTCCAA gtcATAGCAGGAGGCAACTATGACGTGGACTGCTTCGTTACCGACCCTCAAAACAACGTGTTGTAcaatgagaagaagaagcagtatGACAGCTTCTCTCACACCGCCACCATGTCGGGAGTCTACAAGGTCTGCTTCGGCAACGAGTTCTCCACCTACACGCACAAAACCGTGTACCTGGATTTCCGCCACGGAGACGAGAAACCTCTCATTGAGACCATGGGTGGAACCTCACCGCTGACTCAG aTGGAGTCGTCTTGCGTCTCCATTCATGAGGTGCTGAAGGTGGTGGCCGACTCACAGACGTGGTACAGGCTGAGAGAGGCCCACGACCGCACGAGTGCCGAGCACCTCCACCTGCGGGTGACCTACTGGTCCATCGGAGAAACCGTTCTGCTGTTTGTCATCGGCgtcggtcaagtcatgatgctCAGGAGCTTCTTCAGCGAGAAGAAAGGCTCTGTTGCCGCCACCACCTAA
- the LOC119196071 gene encoding isocitrate dehydrogenase [NADP], mitochondrial-like: MSGYLKALTSAASAAARCRPPAVLSPAAVCFRRQQRRNHATRRIKAAQPVVEMDGDEMTRIIWEFIKEKLILPHVDVELKYFDLGLPYRDQTDDQVTIDSAVATKKYNVAVKCATITPDEDRVEEFKLKKMWKSPNGTIRNILGGTVFREPILCRNIPRLVPGWTQGITIGRHAFGDQYRATDFVVDQPGKFKMVFAPSDGSEQKEWEVYDFPAGGCGMGMYNTDESITGFAHSCFQYAIQKRWPLYMSTKNTILKAYDGRFKDIFQDIYEREYKPEFDKLKIWYEHRLIDDMVAQVLKSSGGFVWACKNYDGDVQSDILAQGFGSLGLMTSVLVCPDGKTLEAEAAHGTVTRHYREHQKGRPTSTNPIASIFAWTRGLEHRGKLDGNPDLIKFCQTLEQVCVTTVENGVMTKDLAGCIHGLANCKLDEHYVNTLDFLDAIKTKLDKVLNK; this comes from the exons ATGTCGGGTTACCTCAAAGCTCTGACGTCAGCAGCCTCCGCCGCCGCACGGTGCCGACCCCCCGCTGTGCTCTCACCGGCCGCCGTCTGCTTCCGTCGACAGCAACGGAGGAACC ATGCCACAAGGCGCATCAAGGCGGCCCAACCGGTGGTGGAGATGGACGGCGATGAGATGACTCGCATCATATGGGAGTTCATCAAAGAGAAG CTCATCCTGCCACATGTGGACGTTGAGCTGAAGTACTTTGACCTCGGTCTGCCCTACCGGGACCAAACAGACGACCAGGTCACCATCGACTCGGCCGTGGCGACTAAGAAATACAACGTGGCTGTGAAGTGTGCCACCATCACGCCGGACGAGGACCGGGTCGAGG agtTTAAGCTAAAGAAGATGTGGAAAAGTCCCAATGGAACCATTAGGAACATCTTGGGAGGCACCGTTTTCCGCGAGCCGATCCTCTGCAGAAACATCCCTCGTCTGGTTCCCGGATGGACACAAGGCATAACAATCGGCAGACACGCTTTTGGCGACCAG TACAGGGCCACAGACTTTGTTGTCGACCAGCCTGGCAAGTTCAAGATGGTGTTTGCCCCGAGCGATGGAAGCGAGCAGAAGGAGTGGGAGGTGTATGATTTTCCAGCCGGGGGCTGTGGGATGGGAATGTACAACACTGATGAG tcCATCACCGGATTTGCTCACAGCTGCTTCCAGTATGCCATCCAGAAAAGATGGCCTCTGTACATGAGCACCAAGAACACCATCCTCAAGGCCTACGACGGGCGCTTCAAAGACATCTTCCAGGACATCTACGAGCG GGAGTACAAGCCCGAGTTCGACAAGCTGAAGATCTGGTACGAGCACCGTCTCATTGACGACATGGTGGCCCAGGTCCTCAAGTCTTCCGGAGGGTTTGTTTGGGCCTGCAAGAATTACGATGGAGACGTGCAGTCGGACATTCTGGCTCAGG GTTTTGGATCTCTAGGCCTCATGACATCCGTGCTGGTGTGCCCTGACGGAAAGACCCTCGAGGCCGAGGCTGCCCACGGCACGGTGACCCGGCACTACCGCGAGCACCAAAAG GGGAGACCAACCAGCACCAACCCCATCGCGAGCATCTTCGCTTGGACCAGAGGACTGGAGCACAGAGGCAAACTGGATGGAAATCCTGATTtgataaa GTTCTGCCAGACGTTAGAACAAGTCTGTGTGACCACTGTGGAAAATGGTGTGATGACCAAGGACCTTGCAGGCTGCATCCACGGCTTGGCCAA CTGCAAGCTGGATGAACATTATGTGAACACATTGGACTTCCTTGACGCTATCAAGACCAAGTTGGACAAAGTtctgaataaatga